In Cryptococcus gattii WM276 chromosome B, complete sequence, the DNA window TCTTATCCCTTGTGGTACCAAAGGTAAGTTCTCGAACGATACCGGCATGACCGAGCTTGTCGGCGGTAAGATCTTCAAATCGGGGGACAATTCGACCGTTGGTGGCAATGGCGATAAGCTAGTACAAATCGTCAATTAAAATCTTGTTTGGAATCGTGATATTTCGACGAGGGGTGTCGATGTGACTTTTGGCTTACCTCGATTTCGGGACCACCGACCCATCGAACGGCAGGGAGCTCGTTTTGCATAAGCAAGTGGTTCGCCTCGTCATCGAAACCCCATTGGCAGATAACCAAATTGGCGCCAGTGTCCTTCACCCTGATCTCAGTACGTTAGCACGTTTCTACAATGTGACGAAAAATATGGATATGTCTCACCTCTTGATCATGTCCAAAAACTTCTCCTTCTCGTACTCTCTCAACTTCTTGTATTCCTCCACGCTCTCAATATCCAACTTGTGTTTCGTCTTCGGCCTAGGAGGTTCGAAGGGACAAGTCAAAATAGCAATCTTGGCGTCTCGAACAACAGAAGGCATTTGGGGATGAGACATGTCCTTGTCGATGACGACACCCTTGACGAGGGAAGTATCCTCGAGAGAGCCTCCGACTTTGCCGTCGACCTTGATGAGTTCAAAGTCGACATCGCGGCGCTCGAGGTCTGCAACCGAGAGGACTGCATCAATGGCGATGGCGGCAAACTTGTCGTGAGCGATAGAAACACTACGGATATTGATGAGTTTAGTTAGCTAGCCGCAACGACAGCCTTAAGCCTGGATTATGGAGACGTACATCTTACTACCCAAAGAGGTCTTGGCTGTCTTCATTAAATTTGAAACGTCGTCCTTGCTAAATTCAATCTAACAGTTGAGGTTAGCTAATGACATTCTGTGATCAAATCACACAATGTGAAACCCACAGTGTCCGCAACGCGGTCCAACTCGGCGACAGCGATTTCACAAGCTTTCTCATAACCGTCGGCAATTCGAATAGGATGTATACCTCTGTCAAGAAGAGATAGCGCggatgaaagaagagcaCCGGCAAGTACTAGATAGTTTTATTGTCAGGGTCTTGCTGTCCCCTCGCTGTAGGTTTCCAGGAAGACTCACCAACAACACCTGTTGTACCGTCTCCaatctcatcatcctgaCTCTTCGACACCTCCACCAAAAGCTTTGCAATCTGGTGTTCCACCTCCATCTGTCCCAAGATGGTCGCACCGTCGTTGGTGACGGTTATTTCTCCATCAGGGGAAATGAGAATCTTGTCCAAACCACGGGGACCGAGAGAGGTTTTAATAATGTTGGTTACTAAAGAAATGGGGAAAAGGAGTCAATCGTTTGGAGGAAAAATTTAGTCACATATACGCCATACCTGATCGGGCAGCGAGAATATGACTCTGTGATAATCAAAGATGAATTAGCGTTCTGTCACTGAGCAGGTGCTTGATGAATTGAGTTGACTAACCCTGATAGCTTCCAAACCGTGCGTCCTAACCTTCTTCCCTTGTTCTCTGTACCAAACATGAATCAGTACCACTCTGCAACCCCTTCTTGCCTCTCTACTATTCTCGAGCTTTCAAAATCCTGTATGACCTACCGTACAATAATGAACGGTCGTCCGTTCTGGAAAACTGGTTAACACCACAGATTCACATCATTACGTCTTTTCAAAATAAAGACATACCTCATCCTGGGCATAAACAGCCTGACCTGGGTTTATTTGGTCCACAGACATCTTTGCTTATTTCTTTGTGATTTGAGCAGACGATGATGGAGATTCACAAAGACCCTTTCGTTAACTGCAGCGAACACGCACGATGAACTTCTATCGACGCGAAAGAAACGTCCATCGCGCGCCTGGTAAACCAATTGTAATGGACTGACCCAATAGGCATGCGTaaagaggtggaggttgtCCTTCATGTTATTTACGCGTCAAAATGAGGAAGGAATTCATCGAATTACTGCCCCGTTTCGATCGTATCTTATTCGGTTTGGTTCAAGAAAACAAGTCGCCATGTCCACGCCAGCGGCCGACGCACAAGCACATTCCTCGTCCAAAGAACCAAACAGGATGAGGATCACAGCAGGCGGTTCAATAAGGCATTACGTCGCCTTTGCCCTTGCCTCTCTTCGTGTAAGTCATGTGAACTTTTTCAACTTGTGTTCGGTTTGGACCATGCGTTTCTTCAGGTATAATGCTAATCAAAGAGATGATACAGAATGATCCTGGAACTCCTGTCATCCTTCATACccttccatcatcttcatcatccacttcctcatcattgtcctcatcatcatcatcattgACCAACGCATCTAAACAAGACAATGGTAAAGCCAAACCTCAGCCAAAATCTAAATGCCCTCTCCCTTCTTGCCTTCTCACCGCCCCTAGACTCATCTCTGTTGTCGAACTTATAAAAAGAGAATACATCTCTGAATTAAGAGCTGCAAAGGCGAGTTGCAGGGGAGAGGCAAAAAGCAAAGGGAAAGGGATTTGGCAATATACTGAAAGCGGACTCTGGGAACCGGAGACTGAAGTGAGAATTAACGCTGGATCTGGAGGAGCGGAGGTTGGGGGGGATGATGGAGAAGCGTTAAGAAGGGTCCTTGCGGGACGAACAAAGTGGGTCCTTGCGCGCACAAAGGTACCGCAGAGCGATGATAGCTGATGACGGAAAATGTGTTAGACCAAAAATGTCGCATTCACCTTACCTCCAAATTACATTATCTGCCAAACCCTTGGAAGACTtggagagaaaaggagCGACCTGCCAATATGTGCTCGTTAAGAAAAAACAGCgaggaaaaaagagatCGGCTAAGAAGAACGGGGATGCTGAACCAAATGAAGGATCCAGGCAAGAAGCTGAGGACAGTGACAGTGTGGAGAGCAGAGGAACAAAACGCAAAGGCGAAGGGGAGGATCGCCAGGGCAAGAAGCGTCGGACTGATATATAATCCGCTTTAGAACTTGGTATTTTTATGAACTGTGATGACATGACGACCAGAAATGGAATGCCCCTATGCTCTACTGCTACAGTACAAATGCTATAAAAGACCTATCTAGTTAACCGGCTTATCTGATAATTCCCTCACAACTACCTGTTCCGGACTCAATCCCAAATCAGGTTTCCTTCCCGGCAGCTCCACCTTTGTACTCTCTCCCCCGTCGATCTCTACCGCCTTTGCCCAATCCGCCGTTGGGAATTCTACATCGAACCGGACATACATGTCCCCTCTCTTGCCTTTACCCCGTATAGGTAACCCCTCACCCTTAATCACCCAGACACTACCGGGCTGGATGACTCGTTCCCCCTTTTTGCTAGTGACATGAACGCCTTTACCGTCGAGATGAATAAAGAGGACGCGGGAGAAACCGAGGAGAGCTTCGGAGAGACggatggagagaaggatggTGAGTGAGCCGGGGGAGTGGGGCTGGGCACGGAAGGAAGGGTGAGGAAGGTGTCGGATCAGGAAGATCACATCACCTGGTGGGATATCGGGCTATGTGACAGATTTCGAAATTTAGCTACCATACAAGTGGGCAAAAGAAAATGTGGACACGCACCGCTTCATCACCCTCTCCTCTCAATGCTATCCGTTCACCATCCTCTGTTCCGGGCTCAATCATGAACTCtatcctcttcttctctttcacAACCTTTTGGCCTTTGCATTTCTTGCATTTTTCCTTGTCCCGAAGTTTGACACCTTCGCCGTTACATTCAGGACATGGTGACTTGACTTTACCCACAAGTCCTGGACCCAGCTACATGACGCGAAGAAGACAGGAAGTCAGCGATTTTACCATAGCAGACAAGCAAAAACAACAGCGTACCATGCGATCGGTAAACACCACACCTTTACCTGAACATTTCGAACACTCTTTCGGTGTCACACCCGGCCTTGCACCACTTCCTTTGCATCCTCCACATACTCGATCTCGTTCAATGCTCATCACTACCTTCTTCCCTTTGAATACCTCTTCCAGCGTGATATCATACGGAACAGTGGTGTCCCTGCCTTTTGATGGTTTCCGTCGTCCTCCACCACGGCCGCCACTAGGATCAAAGAACCCTCCGCCCATCCCACCGCCAAAATCGTCAAATCCGCCACCAAACATGGCAGAGAAGAGATCGTCCATGTCCATGTCCGAGGGCATACCGCCCCGAGGAGGACCGTCCACCCCATACTGGTCATATGTTGCACGCTGCATGGAAGAGCGGCTTCTTGTCAGTGACCGAAGGacgaaaaggaaagaaaagaaaagaagggaCAGACGTCATTGGAGTTCGAAAGCGTTTCGTACGCTTGGCCGATACGTTGAAATGTTTCATGAGAATTGGGATCATCCGGATTCTGCAGTAGGCATCAGATTCTGTCCCACTTGTACTTGGATATTGCGTTAACGGACCTTGTCCTGGACAAAGAAGGCGTTGCATGAGCGCTGAACAATCGGTCAAAGTGTAAATAGGACGCACTGGATGGTGCTGCATGGCCTTTTTCTTGTATGCCTTTTTGATCTCTACCTCTGTAGCGTCCACGGAGACCTCGAGGAGGTCGTAGTAGGTAGTGTCTGCGACCATAGTGTCCGTATCTGTGTTGGTGTTCGAAAGAGTTGCAGAGAACAGGATGATCTGAAATATTCTCGGGCATAGTGCGTCACTGTAAACAATGAATACGTAATATACTTTTTCCACCTCATGTTTTATGGGGCTGTAGATGTGCAATTTCGGACATCCGTTTGCCGATAAGGCCGCTTGTTTCACGCACTGAAATTGACCGGCGTGGACACAAGCAGCAAGCGGAGCCAACCCTGATTCGGTACGTCGTCACCCCAATCTTGTATAAAAAACCGCATATTATCTCATCCCgtttctcttctctccatctACCATCCATAAAACAAAAATGAGCTTCATTGCCAGCCGAAACGCCCTCAGGTCCCAGGTGAGCTACGATCTCCTTTACCTCTTAATGCATGCAACGACTGACAACCGTCCAGTTGCATCCCTCCCTCGCGAGGACCTTCGCTTCCACCCCTGCCGCCCACGCTCAGTCCCTCAAGGACCGCATGGCCGAGCTCATCCCCCAAGAGATTGAGAACGTCAAGGCTACCCGTGCCGCCCACGGTGCCAAGTCTCTCGGCGATGTCACCGTCGACATGGCTTACGGTGGTATGCGAGGCATCAAGGGCCTTATCTGGGAGGGTTCCGTCCTCGACCCCAACGAGGGTATTCGATTCCGTGGCTTGACTATTCCCGAGTGTCAGCAGAAGCTCCCCTCTGCTCCTGGAGGTTCCGAGCCCTTGCCTGAGGCCCTCTTCTGGTTGCTCTTGACTGGTGAGGTCCCTACCGACGAACAGGTCAAGGGTCTTTCTCAGGAGTGGGCTGCCAGGGCTGCCATCCCCAAGTTCGTTGAGGAATTGATCGACCGATGCCCTAACACTCTCCACCCCATGACCCAGTTTGCCATCGCTGTTAACGCCGTGAGTGCTTTGTTTTGATGCGAAAATTCGATCTATAGCTGATGCAATGCG includes these proteins:
- a CDS encoding T-complex protein 1 epsilon subunit, putative (Similar to TIGR gene model, INSD accession AAW40657.1) — translated: MSVDQINPGQAVYAQDENGRPFIIVREQGKKVRTHGLEAIRSHILAARSVTNIIKTSLGPRGLDKILISPDGEITVTNDGATILGQMEVEHQIAKLLVEVSKSQDDEIGDGTTGVVVLAGALLSSALSLLDRGIHPIRIADGYEKACEIAVAELDRVADTIEFSKDDVSNLMKTAKTSLGSKIVSIAHDKFAAIAIDAVLSVADLERRDVDFELIKVDGKVGGSLEDTSLVKGVVIDKDMSHPQMPSVVRDAKIAILTCPFEPPRPKTKHKLDIESVEEYKKLREYEKEKFLDMIKRVKDTGANLVICQWGFDDEANHLLMQNELPAVRWVGGPEIELIAIATNGRIVPRFEDLTADKLGHAGIVRELTFGTTRDKMLVIEECANSRAVTVFVRGSNKMIIDEAKRALHDAICVVRNLVRDNRVVYGGGAAEICASVAVSKRADEIPTIEQYAMRAFASALDAIPLALAENSGLSPIDTLADVKSRQVTEGNPRLGIDCLGRGENDMKKQYVYDPLISKRQQFLLATQVVRMILRVDDVIDASAFGDE
- a CDS encoding Chaperone regulator, putative (Similar to TIGR gene model, INSD accession AAW40658.1), encoding MVADTTYYDLLEVSVDATEVEIKKAYKKKAMQHHPNPDDPNSHETFQRIGQAYETLSNSNDRATYDQYGVDGPPRGGMPSDMDMDDLFSAMFGGGFDDFGGGMGGGFFDPSGGRGGGRRKPSKGRDTTVPYDITLEEVFKGKKVVMSIERDRVCGGCKGSGARPGVTPKECSKCSGKGVVFTDRMLGPGLVGKVKSPCPECNGEGVKLRDKEKCKKCKGQKVVKEKKRIEFMIEPGTEDGERIALRGEGDEAPDIPPGDVIFLIRHLPHPSFRAQPHSPGSLTILLSIRLSEALLGFSRVLFIHLDGKGVHVTSKKGERVIQPGSVWVIKGEGLPIRGKGKRGDMYVRFDVEFPTADWAKAVEIDGGESTKVELPGRKPDLGLSPEQVVVRELSDKPVN